In Notolabrus celidotus isolate fNotCel1 chromosome 22, fNotCel1.pri, whole genome shotgun sequence, one genomic interval encodes:
- the LOC117806072 gene encoding adhesion G-protein coupled receptor G2, whose protein sequence is MFFLAAAIFMHCLIRKSKASQATKLLMNLFVAMFTLNLSFLVNDKIAAIGNFGACVAIAAFLHYTMLATLTWFLMQALHLYCTLWKIPSEIKHYMMKICITGWVTPAVLVIPLLALGKYDYLVISADDGTQAKMCWIPDAVVHQGVNVGYYSIVFIFTFSIFILTVRQISLLKPTQGKTQDKINSFSILGLLVLLGITWAFAFFSHGPLLIPSYYIFTILNSFQGFLLFIYYYNSSKVVGESSNVRVISSTSSSTASNTVISSLYQ, encoded by the exons ATGTTTTTCCTGGCAGCGGCCATCTTTATGCACTGTCTAATCAG GAAAAGCAAAGCAAGCCAAGCCACCAAGCTCCTGATGAACCTCTTTGTTGCCATGTTCACCCTCAACCTGTCCTTCCTGGTTAATGACAAGATTGCAGCCATAGGGAACTTCGGTGCGTGTGTGGCGATCGCAGCATTTCTGCACTACACCATGTTGGCCACTTTGACCTGGTTTTTAATGCAAGCTCTGCACCTATACTGCACTTTGTGGAAGATACCTTCTGAAATCAAACATTACATGATGAAGATCTGCATCACAGGATGGG TTACACCGGCTGTTCTGGTGATTCCCCTTCTTGCTTTGGGTAAATACGATTACTTGGTCATCTCTGCTGATGATGGGACTCAGGCAAAAAT GTGTTGGATCCCTGACGCAGTTGTTCACCAGGGAGTAAACGTTGGTTATTATTCCATTGTGTTCATCTTCACCTTCAGCATTTTCATCCTAACAGTGCGGCAGATTTCTCTCCTTAAGCCCACACAAGGGAAAACTCAGGACAAAATAAACTCTTTCTCCATTCTGGGCCTGTTGGTACTGCTCGGCATCACCTGGGCTTTTGCTTTCTTTAGCCATGGACCTCTGCTTATCCCCTCCTACTACATCTTCACCATCCTCAACTCTTTTCAAG GCTTCTTACTGTTCATCTACTACTACAACTCAAGTAAGGTTGTTGGAGAAAGCAGCAATGTCAGAGTcatcagcagcaccagcagcagcacagcatcAAACACAGTAATCTCATCTCTGTATCAATGA